The genomic interval GAAGTGTTTGTTATTGTCTTTATATTATCCTTTCGGCAAAAAAAAACGTAACAATAATTGTGTGATACAGGTTGTGCCTAATAGTTCATGAGCAAGTGTGTGAAAGAACTATCAATAAAAAATGCGATCAACCATCAACGACCAACCACCAACAATGTAGAAGCATATGCAGGAAACTATCAGCAATGCGATCAATAAAGTATTTGAAAAGTTATCTTCCTGGGTAGAGCATTTTATTTTGATGCTGCCTAACCTGCTGGTAGCCATTCTGATTTTTGTAGTTTTCTATATTATAGGCCGTCTGGTAAGAAAGGCATTAACCAAACCCCTGCAGCGTTTTTCGCATAGCCAGGCACTGATTGGCCTGCTGCTGAATGTGATTTTTACGGCTTTCGTTGCTACCGGTATTTTTATCGCTTTAAGCATTCTGCAATTAGATAAAGCTGTTACCTCTTTGCTGGCGGGTGCTGGTATCATTGGTCTGGCGCTGGGGTTTGCCTTTCAGGATATTGCTGCCAACTTTGTTTCTGGCGTACTTTTGGCTATCCGCCGTCCGATCCGGCCTGGAGATGTGATCGAATCAAATAGCTATTTTGGCTCAGTGATCAGCATTAATCTGCGGAGTACCATTATCCGCACGATGCAGGGGCAGCATGTGCATATTCCCAACAAGGATATTTTCAATAAGCCTATCGTAAATTTTTCTGAGGAGGGCAAACGCCGGATCGACCTTAAGTGCGGTGTTTCGTATGGCGATGACCTGGAAAAGGTAAAAAAGGTAACGATAGATGCCATCCGGAGTATTGATTACCTGCTCAATAAAGAAGACATTACTTTTTTCTACAAGGAATTCGGCGATAGTTCCATCAATTTTGAAGTGCGCTACTGGATAAACTATAAAAAACAACAAGAATATTTAGCCGCTGTGAGTGATGGGATTATAAGGATTAAAAAAGCCTTTGATGAAAATAATATTATGATTCCGTTTCCCATCCGTACCCTGGATTTTGGAATAAAAGGAGGTGAAAAATTGCAGCAGCAGCTGGAAAGCCTTTCACACCCTTCTCATGAAAACGGCAAAGATAAATAAGAATATAAGTTTCTTGTAGGGTCAATTCATCTACTTTAAAAGCTATAATGGGCTGGCTAAAATTTCTTCAGCAAAAATCCCGGTTAATATGCCGGGATTTTTGCTTATTCGTATACTGATAAATTTCAGCAGCAATTGCTGTTTATGCTTACAAACCTGATTGTCAACATGGAAAATCTTACTACTG from Rhodocytophaga rosea carries:
- a CDS encoding mechanosensitive ion channel family protein: MQETISNAINKVFEKLSSWVEHFILMLPNLLVAILIFVVFYIIGRLVRKALTKPLQRFSHSQALIGLLLNVIFTAFVATGIFIALSILQLDKAVTSLLAGAGIIGLALGFAFQDIAANFVSGVLLAIRRPIRPGDVIESNSYFGSVISINLRSTIIRTMQGQHVHIPNKDIFNKPIVNFSEEGKRRIDLKCGVSYGDDLEKVKKVTIDAIRSIDYLLNKEDITFFYKEFGDSSINFEVRYWINYKKQQEYLAAVSDGIIRIKKAFDENNIMIPFPIRTLDFGIKGGEKLQQQLESLSHPSHENGKDK